Within Coffea arabica cultivar ET-39 chromosome 4e, Coffea Arabica ET-39 HiFi, whole genome shotgun sequence, the genomic segment GAAGACCCGATTTAGCCAGGCTCGTCTACTCCGGCAAGTTGAATATCCACTGAAAATCAATAGCATTTGATAGCAAAAGGGAAATCAACTGGAAAGCAAGTCGATGGAAAGGGATACAAGTTTACAATAGCCAGCCATGCAAGTTGCCACCCAAACAAATGACGAGAATGGTTCCAAAATGATCAAGAATCCATGTAACATCACATCACAACACAAGAAAACGACTCCCAAACCGAAAACCACATGGTGTGGTTGCATCAGAACTTTCACCTATTGTGGTAGCTATGGACTGCGGTCTTGTTTTGAATAATCTAAATAGAGATCAAAATATACAGTGTAATCCTCGAGAAACAGACATTATTGTGATGTAGGCCAGAGCCAGTGGCTGTTACATTCTTGTTCGGTCTATTAAGCTATAGTGATTATCAAATCAACAATTACTACTTTTTGTGTCGATGGAACATGCATGAAAAAGTTGCAGAAACGCATCAGTAACATGGCAAGTCGCAATCGCTTATACAAGGGAGACAGAATCCACATATTTTCTTCCCTTCAATCCTCAGTTTTCAGTAGGGTCCAAAGTTTCTTCACGTGATCGTTAGAAATTTGTTCCAAGGATTGATGAGAGCAGCGTTACCTGTTACGTATGTTTGAAAGTTCTAAgcttacactttttttttttttttggaagaactTTGATGAATTAATCTTTATTACATCAACTGTTGATACATGTTTTAGGTTAATTAATGTATACATGAGATTCACTGGTGTACAATTTATCAGTATATCAAAAATTAGTACAATTATCATTTGCCTAAAATTAGTTATCACAAATCTTCCATAATTTTAAACccttttttgaaataaataaacatcGACACTAAATACTGTGCATTGTCGTGCTGACATTCCGTTGctaatttgataaaaataaggACTCGATCTAAGCTCTTCAACGTTTTGAATATCACTCTTAATCTATTAgtataatataaatgtacaaTTCATATAAATAATAGAATCCAAGTTATTTGAGATTCTAGTTTTATCAGTATTAAATCCTAATTGAATTTTAATTCCAAGAAAcagctatatatagccttagcATTTATCCGGGCTGACACCAATTAGTTTCTTGGCCAAATCATAACTGATGCGCGTCTCTTGCTGCTGTATACTACCAATGATGGAAATTGAGTCTGAAGGAGCGAAAGCGAAGCAGAACTTGCCCCTGGAATCAACTGGGATTAGGCAATTTTTCGACTTCAACAACCACGTTTTCCCACCCGAAAAATGAAACGACACAGTTGGAACCTCCACTTCATCAGGGATAGAGGACAAATCATAACATGTATCAAACAGAGAATAACCACTCGTGGGATGTAGGTTCTTAGCATGCTTAGCGAAAGTGTCACGCAGGGACTCGTATGCCGGAGGCACTAGTCGAGTCACTATTGTTCCCGAGTCAACCATAACTCCCCCGGTTCCGTCACTTCCAACCTGAAAAACCGAGGGTTGAATCGGCAATTTTGCTCCAGCGACACTAATTCCCACGAGATCTACATAAAAGTATATATCGAATTTCGGGTTATAAACCATTGGAATAATGATTGAGCCACTAGGTGGAGTTGAGTTGAACTCGAGAGTTGAAGATGAATGGGAGTCCATATCCACGAGACAATACGAAAACGACGTGGCTTTAATTTGTGAAGGAAATGACAGCGATCCAACTCCTAACCCGATTAAACCGGCTGATCCAGAaaataacccctcattatcatgCCCGCATCCGACAGCAACATTGCTAACTGAACCGGACCTCCCAAACGTCACCGTTTCCGTGCCAAAGTCCCCATGCGTAAATGACCCATCCCCATAAGACACGTAATAATGACACATGTCATCAGTGCAACCGTTGATTTTAAGGGAATTACACTCTCGGGAAGAGCATGATAGGGTATTAAAAGTGGATGATCCGGACGGGTTAAAAATCGGGTCGGACTGTTGGTAACAAAAGTCACAAGGCTGGCACTGGAGCCAGCTAACGTCGCTTCCAGTGTCTATGGACATGAAGAATTCTTTAACGGGTCGGCCCAACCCGACCCTGGCTAAGTACTCAAAGGTTCCCTGGCTTTCCCCTGAGGTTACTGGGGATTGCAGGTCCTCGGGTTGGATGAGCCTTTGATGAACGGTTTGAGAAATAGAGAGTTGAAGCTTGTGGTTGATGGAGTTGACTCGAGCTGAGTCGTAGGCTAGTCGGGATATTGTGAGTGCAGAATAGTTTTGGTGGTGGGGTTTCACCACAGAAATGCGTGGATGGAGAGAAACTGAGAATACGGATGAATTAGCAGCGGAGGCGGCGGCGGTAATGGTGGGGGACGGAGGAGTCGTTTTTGAGAAGACTTGAAGAGTTTTATGAATGGACGCAGCCACGTTAAGGACTTGAAACTGTtggttttcttcttgtttttgagGAAGAGAATAAACAAGAGACGAGTGGCAGATGGAGAAGAGGATTaaaatgaagaagaggaagaagaacaaGGCATTGAAAGTGGAGGGTGTTTTAGTTGGAGCCATTGTGGGTTTGTGGGGGGGAGGTTTCTGGTTTCCTTGGGACAGAATGCACAGGAGGGAAGCAATGAGAAATGGACTTGCTTTATAGGCAACTAGACATGCATGTATGATAATTCACAATATGCAAGTAAAGCACAAGAATAGTAAGGCACTGGCCTCTGGAGCAAAACAAATTATTGCATGGCTCCTGTAAAATTTCTATCCTGATAGTGGTAGTAGTAAAATTCTTGTATGATATGTCAAAATATCCTTTATAAACAGACATAAGCGACAGATGCAAAAGATTCACATGCCGCAGACATCCAACCTAAAAGTAACCACATTAGGGGCAATCAGGGACCAAAGTTGGTGAGGTACAAAGCAAAATTTGGAATGGTGCCTCATCTAAGGTCTAGACAAAACCTAAATGAATTACAGCCCATGCCACAACTTGTGTGTTATTAGGCGCCAACTTAGAGCTGATTGTGAAGGTCCAACTACTTGAGTTGATGGTGCCGTAGCACAATAACTGTTAGGATGGACAAAATATATGACAAGTATTTGTACTTATGGAGCAAAGCATGCCTTACTGCAGCTAATCCCCAAATGTTAAAActgtttcttttcaagaaatttccaatttgatgatgaattttaaaaagtttCTGCAAAAGGAGTATTTTAAGTGTAGACTTTCGTCAAGGGTCTTCACAATTGTAAAATGTAAACTGAATGAATTCGCATTTGACAAATGCGATGTCCCCTAGAATTTTCAAtccacaaaaaggaaaaaaaaaaaaagaattacttCAGACCTCGCATTTGGCAAATGCGAGGTCAAGTAACCTCGCATTTAACCTATGCGAGGCAGGAACCCTTTATATTTCAATCCAAGGCTCAtgcgtttcttttcttttcttttcttttttgcaaaATTAAGCAGGCTGTTTTTTTCAGAGTGTggattttgttttttgttttgtaaaattATGGAGGACGAATTTGTAGGTTATTAAGCGATTGCCAAAAAAAATCCATTAATCTTGAGTTTCACGTTAAA encodes:
- the LOC113742441 gene encoding protein ASPARTIC PROTEASE IN GUARD CELL 1-like, producing the protein MAPTKTPSTFNALFFFLFFILILFSICHSSLVYSLPQKQEENQQFQVLNVAASIHKTLQVFSKTTPPSPTITAAASAANSSVFSVSLHPRISVVKPHHQNYSALTISRLAYDSARVNSINHKLQLSISQTVHQRLIQPEDLQSPVTSGESQGTFEYLARVGLGRPVKEFFMSIDTGSDVSWLQCQPCDFCYQQSDPIFNPSGSSTFNTLSCSSRECNSLKINGCTDDMCHYYVSYGDGSFTHGDFGTETVTFGRSGSVSNVAVGCGHDNEGLFSGSAGLIGLGVGSLSFPSQIKATSFSYCLVDMDSHSSSTLEFNSTPPSGSIIIPMVYNPKFDIYFYVDLVGISVAGAKLPIQPSVFQVGSDGTGGVMVDSGTIVTRLVPPAYESLRDTFAKHAKNLHPTSGYSLFDTCYDLSSIPDEVEVPTVSFHFSGGKTWLLKSKNCLIPVDSRGKFCFAFAPSDSISIIGSIQQQETRISYDLAKKLIGVSPDKC